The following proteins are encoded in a genomic region of Oryza brachyantha chromosome 11, ObraRS2, whole genome shotgun sequence:
- the LOC102700845 gene encoding cycloeucalenol cycloisomerase, translating into MAAPRRPAAAAKARSGRGAGRTSRWLAADGSKRWGETFFLLYTPFWLTLCLGVVVPFKLYERFTELEYLVVGLVSTVPAFVIPLFLVGKADSVRSLKDRYWVKANIWIIIFSYVGNYFWTHYFFTVLGASYTFPSWRMNNVPHTTFLLTHACFLFYHMTSNMTLRKLRHSTAHLPQFIRWSFEAAWVLALSYFIAYLETLAIANFPYYEFIDRDIMYKVGSLFYAIYFIVSFPMFSRIDENEEKWSLSRVAVDALGAAMLVTIILDLWRIFLGPIVPIPESRRCGQPGLAWFQVQNESI; encoded by the exons ATGGCAG ccccgcggcggccggcggcggcggcgaaggcgaggaGTGGGCGAGGGGCCGGGAGGACGAGCCGGTGGCTGGCGGCGGACGGGAGCAAGCGCTGGGGGGAGACGTTCTTCCTCCTCTACACCCCCTTCTGGCTCACGCTCTgcctcggcgtcgtcgtcccctTCAAGCTCTACGAG AGGTTCACGGAGCTGGAGTACCTGGTTGTCGGATTGGTGTCCACCGTGCCGGCCTTCGTCATCCCGCTCTTCCTCGTGGGCAAG gCAGATAGTGTTAGAAGCTTGAAAGATCGGTACTGGGTCAAG GCTAATATTTGGATTATAATTTTCAGCTATGTTGGTAACTACTTTTGGACACATTACTTCTTCACAGTTCTTGGTGCATCATACACTTTCCCATCATGGAGGATGAACAAC GTACCACATACAACATTTCTCCTGACGCACGCTTGCTTCCTTTTTTATCACATGACATCAAATATGACTCTTCGTAAATTACGCCATTCTACAGCTCACTTGCCACAGTTTATTCGATGGTCGTTCGAGGCTGCATGGGTTTTAGCACTCTCATACTTCATAGCTTACCTGGAAACCTTAGCCATTGCAAAT TTTCCATATTATGAATTCATCGACAGGGATATAATGTACAAAGTAGGCTCACTGTTTTATGCAATATACTTCATCGTCAGCTTCCCAATGTTTTCAAG GATTGATGAAAATGAAGAGAAGTGGAGCCTTTCTAGAGTGGCCGTCGATGCCTTGGGCGCAGCGATGCTTGTAACAATAATTCTGGACCTATGGCGCATATTCTTGGGGCCAATCGTACCCATCCCTGAATCAAGACGCTGCGGTCAACCGGGGCTTGCATGGTTCCAGGTGCAGAACGAGAGCATCTAA
- the LOC102721872 gene encoding protein RecA-like: MASLLLRRRPPLLLRLLRPPTSSVLESCNGYVSPRVQLQRFSAEGKDQAKSIEDDYSEANIKKKNFALQQALDQIKSAFGEESIMWLNHSCGSKEIPVVSTGSFALDIALGIGGLPKGRVVEIYGPEASGKTTLALHIIAEAQKNGGCCAFIDAEHALDPTLAESIGVKAEHLLLSQPDCGEQALGLADILIRSGSIDVVVVDSVAALVPKAELDGEMGDSHVAVQARLMSQALRKLSHSLSRSRTILVFVNQVRSKLSTFSGFGTPAEVTCGGNALKFYASVRLNTKRIGLIKKSEEVVGTQIQVKIVKNKHAPPFKTVNLEIEFGKGLSRESEIIELGCKHKFITKSGVFYHMNGQNFHGKDALKCYLAENKDVLESLMSMIKESIIQQESRPDRNKENANPDTSITEFVSSTDEVPEEVEG; this comes from the exons ATggccagcctcctcctccggcgccgcccgcccctcctcctccgcctcctgcgGCCGCCCACCTCCTCCGTACTG gaGTCATGCAATGGATATGTGTCACCAAGAGTTCAGTTGCAGAGATTCTCTGCAGAAG gGAAAGACCAGGCAAAATCAATTGAAGATGATTACAGCGAGGCaaatattaagaaaaagaaCTTTGCGCTACAGCAAGCTTTGGACCAAATCAAATCTGCATTTGGTGAGGAGTCAATTATGTGGTTAAATCACTCTTGTGGTTCTAAAGAAATTCCTGTCGTATCTACTGGATCCTTTGCATTGGACATAGCTTTAGGAATTGGTGGGCTCCCAAAG GGAAGGGTTGTTGAAATTTATGGCCCAGAGGCATCAGGAAAAACCACTTTAGCACTTCATATCATAGCTGAAGCACAGAAGAATGGAG GATGTTGTGCTTTTATTGATGCTGAGCATGCCCTGGATCCTACATTAGCGGAGTCTATAGGTGTCAAGGCAGAACATCTGTTACTATCTCAACCAGATTGTGGTGAACAGGCCCTTGGCCTTGCTGACATCTTAATCCGAAGTGGCTCTATCGATGTTGTGGTTGTGGACAGT GTAGCAGCTCTTGTTCCAAAAGCTGAACTGGACGGAGAGATGGGAGATTCCCATGTTGCGGTTCAAGCAAGGCTTATGAGTCAAGCACTTCGCAAGTTGAGCCATTCTCTTTCTCGCTCAAGGACAATCTTGGTGTTTGTTAATCAG GTAAGATCGAAATTAAGCACATTTAGTGGATTCGGAACACCAGCAGAAGTAACCTGTGGAGGGAATGCCTTAAAGTTTTATGCTTCTGTCCGCTTGAACACCAAAAGAATtggtcttataaaaaaatcagaagag GTTGTAGGCACGCAAATTCAGGTCAAGATTGTCAAAAACAAGCATGCACCCCCATTTAAGACCGTAAACCTTGAGATTGAGTTCGGTAAGGGCCTGAGTCGTGAATCGGAGATTATTGAACTAGGCTGCAAACACAAGTTTATAACAAAATCAGGAGTGTTCTATCACATGAATGGACAAAATTTCCATGGAAAGGATGCTCTTAAATGTTATCTCGCTGAAAACAAAGATGTCCTGGAATCTCTGATGTCAATGATAAAGGAAAGCATAATTCAACAGGAGTCCCGTCCAGATAGAAACAAGGAGAATGCCAACCCAGATACGAGCATTACGGAGTTTGTTTCGTCAACAGATGAAGTGCCTGAAGAGGTTGAGGGCTGA